The following are from one region of the Geoalkalibacter subterraneus genome:
- a CDS encoding integrase domain-containing protein codes for MRKTGGKKNYGWGSKAGYAGIMALKHHLGQKHGSLRSHIYRWTIFARYLNESGLRDTRLVTTDTLLAYAMTLQTRIEAGQLSRSYAVNLISTVNVTMSLLRGESSIRISPKLILGPRTRIRTTPPAGMNRAIVAAAAQYIADRTAPKEASVIHLAREAGLRLREACLMDIDEALIQAERGKMRIIRGTKGGYGRNMQRWIPVRDSLIDALRRANEVRGESKCLVPPNKTLKQFTDSVHYFWNLARTNYDLRKIHDLRAAYACDRYQQITGYPAPVFSKGKVLATQSADLRAREIISAELGHRRIDIIGAYIGGRS; via the coding sequence ATGCGGAAAACTGGAGGGAAGAAGAATTACGGGTGGGGAAGCAAAGCTGGTTATGCAGGCATTATGGCGCTAAAGCATCACTTGGGCCAAAAGCACGGTAGCCTACGTAGCCATATATATCGATGGACAATTTTCGCTCGGTATCTCAACGAATCAGGCCTGCGGGACACCCGGCTAGTTACAACTGACACCTTGCTAGCTTATGCCATGACATTACAAACTCGAATTGAAGCTGGACAATTATCGCGAAGTTACGCCGTGAACCTGATATCAACAGTGAATGTAACCATGAGCCTATTAAGGGGGGAATCCTCAATACGCATTTCGCCAAAACTGATTTTGGGGCCACGTACACGAATACGGACCACGCCTCCTGCTGGCATGAACAGAGCTATTGTCGCGGCCGCCGCCCAATACATAGCTGACCGCACCGCCCCAAAAGAAGCTAGTGTCATCCACCTGGCGCGCGAGGCCGGATTGAGGCTCCGGGAGGCGTGCCTGATGGATATCGATGAGGCACTCATACAGGCCGAAAGGGGCAAGATGCGTATCATAAGGGGCACCAAAGGCGGGTATGGCAGGAATATGCAGCGCTGGATCCCTGTTAGGGATTCTCTAATTGACGCCCTCCGTCGAGCAAACGAAGTTCGAGGGGAGAGCAAGTGTCTGGTACCGCCAAATAAAACACTTAAACAGTTTACCGATTCCGTTCATTATTTTTGGAATTTGGCAAGGACAAATTATGACCTCCGTAAAATACATGACCTTCGGGCAGCTTATGCATGCGACCGGTATCAACAAATCACTGGCTACCCCGCCCCAGTTTTCAGCAAGGGAAAGGTGCTCGCCACACAATCCGCTGACTTGCGAGCTCGGGAAATAATCAGCGCGGAACTGGGCCATCGGCGGATCGATATCATAGGAGCATACATCGGAGGTCGGTCATGA